In Haloarchaeobius litoreus, the following are encoded in one genomic region:
- a CDS encoding branched-chain amino acid ABC transporter permease, with amino-acid sequence MGVSSTYDRGRNLVVEKPMTAVLGVLAALLVLDLFRQLATGNITIARVLGLILDGLFRGLVIGLAGIGLSMTYSILNFANFAHGDYITAGAFSGWATTYLIAGGFGSAANIGSLALVGAGGSVFGGALGINAVETPLAVFAGLIVSGVFTIALALAIDKFVFKPIRGSGGIPLLITSIGVAFALRYLIQFMFDSGTRGTTNTGSLPGVRPYIIDGTVAFTAHDALLVIVAGGLMLGVHILLQRTKLGKAMRAMSDDEALARITGIATERVIRATWIIGGGLTGVSGFMFVLWKGTLSWNDGWLLLLLIFAAVILGGIGSVYGAIAGGLVIGLTASTAVIWIPSGFARAAAFAVMILVLVVRPEGIFAGRSTA; translated from the coding sequence ATGGGTGTATCAAGCACGTACGATAGGGGCCGGAACCTCGTAGTCGAGAAGCCGATGACGGCAGTGCTGGGGGTACTCGCAGCACTGCTCGTCCTCGACCTCTTCAGACAGCTCGCGACCGGAAACATCACCATCGCGCGAGTGTTGGGTCTGATTCTCGACGGCCTGTTCCGGGGGCTCGTCATCGGGTTGGCGGGCATCGGGCTCTCGATGACGTACAGTATTCTGAACTTCGCGAACTTCGCCCACGGTGATTACATCACAGCGGGGGCGTTCTCGGGGTGGGCCACGACGTACCTCATCGCGGGCGGCTTCGGCTCCGCGGCCAACATCGGCTCGCTGGCGCTGGTGGGTGCCGGCGGCTCGGTGTTCGGCGGTGCGCTCGGCATCAACGCCGTGGAGACGCCGCTGGCCGTCTTCGCCGGACTCATCGTCTCCGGCGTGTTCACCATCGCGCTCGCGCTCGCCATCGACAAGTTCGTTTTCAAACCGATACGTGGCTCGGGCGGGATTCCGTTGCTCATCACGAGCATCGGTGTCGCGTTCGCGCTCCGTTATCTCATCCAGTTCATGTTCGACTCGGGCACCCGGGGGACGACCAACACCGGGTCCCTCCCCGGCGTCCGTCCCTACATCATCGACGGGACGGTGGCGTTCACCGCACACGACGCGCTGCTGGTCATCGTCGCCGGTGGGCTGATGCTCGGCGTCCACATCCTGCTCCAGCGGACGAAGCTGGGGAAGGCGATGCGGGCCATGTCCGACGACGAAGCACTGGCGCGCATCACCGGCATCGCAACCGAGCGCGTCATCCGCGCGACGTGGATCATCGGCGGCGGCCTGACGGGGGTCTCCGGCTTCATGTTCGTGCTCTGGAAGGGGACGCTCAGCTGGAACGACGGCTGGTTGCTGCTGCTGCTGATCTTCGCGGCAGTCATCCTCGGGGGTATCGGCTCGGTGTACGGCGCAATCGCGGGCGGCCTGGTGATCGGGCTCACCGCCTCGACGGCGGTGATCTGGATCCCGTCCGGCTTCGCCCGTGCGGCGGCGTTCGCCGTGATGATCCTCGTCCTGGTGGTACGTCCTGAGGGCATCTTCGCAGGGAGGTCTACAGCATGA
- a CDS encoding phosphoglycerate kinase, whose amino-acid sequence MPVGTLDDLSVAGRRVGVRVDINSPLDNGALADDARLRAHEQTLAELLEEDARVAVLAHQGRPGGDEFETLAAHAERLDELLDAPVSYADANLGSAAREAVESLEPGTAVVLENTRFYAEEYMEFEPEVAGQTHLVEGLVPVLDAFVNDAFAAAHRSQPSLVGFPQHLPSYAGRVMESELDVLGDVEATDRPRVYVLGGAKVSDSIDVAWNVLESGLADQVLTAGVVGNVFLLADGVDIGDGSADFIYDKGYWDEIDRAADLLDAHGDRIRFPQDVAVERDGERHEIGLNALPGKEGEAAMDIGSETLRMYRSVLADAETVILNGPAGVFEDPTFAVGTKELYRAAADVPYSIVGGGDTAAAIRQLGIDGFSHLSTGGGACLRLLTGRDLPAVEALRTGYDGD is encoded by the coding sequence ATGCCGGTAGGGACCCTTGACGACCTCTCCGTCGCCGGGCGTCGAGTCGGGGTACGCGTCGACATCAACAGCCCGCTCGACAACGGGGCACTCGCCGACGACGCCAGGCTCCGGGCCCACGAGCAGACGCTCGCCGAGTTGCTCGAGGAGGACGCACGCGTCGCCGTCCTCGCCCACCAGGGCCGCCCCGGCGGCGACGAGTTCGAGACGCTCGCCGCCCACGCGGAGCGCCTCGACGAGCTGCTCGACGCGCCCGTCAGCTACGCCGACGCCAACCTCGGCTCGGCCGCCCGTGAGGCCGTCGAATCCCTCGAACCGGGGACCGCCGTCGTGCTCGAGAACACCCGGTTCTACGCCGAGGAGTACATGGAGTTCGAACCCGAGGTCGCCGGGCAGACCCACCTCGTCGAGGGGCTCGTCCCGGTCCTCGACGCGTTCGTCAACGACGCCTTCGCGGCCGCGCACCGCTCGCAACCCTCGCTCGTCGGGTTCCCCCAGCACCTCCCAAGCTACGCCGGACGGGTCATGGAATCGGAACTCGACGTGCTCGGCGACGTCGAGGCCACCGACCGACCGCGCGTCTACGTCCTCGGCGGCGCGAAGGTCTCGGACTCCATCGACGTGGCCTGGAACGTCCTCGAATCCGGACTCGCGGACCAGGTGCTCACCGCCGGCGTCGTCGGCAACGTGTTCCTCCTCGCCGACGGCGTCGACATCGGCGACGGCAGCGCCGACTTCATCTACGACAAGGGCTACTGGGACGAGATTGACCGCGCCGCCGACCTGCTCGACGCCCACGGCGACCGCATCCGCTTCCCGCAGGACGTGGCGGTCGAGCGAGACGGCGAACGACACGAGATCGGCCTGAACGCCCTGCCCGGGAAGGAAGGTGAGGCCGCGATGGACATCGGCTCCGAGACCCTGCGAATGTACAGGTCCGTGCTCGCGGACGCCGAGACGGTCATCCTCAACGGCCCCGCGGGCGTGTTCGAGGACCCGACGTTCGCGGTCGGGACGAAGGAGCTGTACCGCGCCGCCGCCGACGTCCCCTACAGCATCGTCGGCGGTGGCGACACGGCCGCCGCCATCAGACAGCTCGGCATCGACGGCTTCAGCCACCTCTCGACTGGCGGGGGTGCCTGCCTCCGTCTCCTCACCGGGCGCGACCTCCCCGCCGTTGAGGCGTTGCGCACCGGCTACGATGGCGATTGA
- a CDS encoding GNAT family N-acetyltransferase: MAIERATLDELDTVVDLWVDLATEQGPHGAHVRPAENRTTMRERLARHVVDGSVLVDRVDDDVVGFVSFERTDPDMSVDTERGLVSNLYVAPDYRGAGRGAALLDAAEAELRERGVDVVQLEVMASNTRARSFYSEQGYAEHRSVLEKRVGVESHTKPNDHD; this comes from the coding sequence ATGGCGATTGAACGGGCCACGCTGGACGAGCTCGACACCGTGGTGGACCTGTGGGTCGACCTCGCCACGGAGCAGGGCCCCCACGGCGCACACGTCCGACCGGCCGAGAACCGCACCACGATGCGCGAGCGGCTCGCACGCCACGTCGTCGACGGCTCCGTGCTCGTCGACCGCGTCGACGACGACGTCGTCGGCTTCGTCTCCTTCGAACGCACCGACCCGGACATGAGCGTCGACACCGAGCGCGGACTCGTGAGCAACCTCTACGTCGCCCCCGACTACCGAGGCGCGGGCCGCGGTGCCGCCCTGCTCGACGCCGCCGAGGCCGAACTGCGCGAACGCGGCGTCGACGTGGTCCAGCTCGAGGTCATGGCCAGCAACACACGCGCACGGTCGTTCTACTCGGAGCAGGGCTACGCCGAGCATCGCTCCGTCCTCGAAAAACGCGTCGGAGTCGAAAGCCATACTAAGCCCAACGACCACGACTGA
- the acnA gene encoding aconitate hydratase AcnA, with the protein MSDADPRDAIREFEYDGSSFKMADLTVLEEQGLCELDSLPVSIRVLLESVLRNVDGDTITAADVRNVASWQPDVPDVELPFTPSRVVLQDLTGVPAVVDLAALRSAVDRQGRDPGIVEPEVPIDLVIDHSVQVDFFGSEDAYERNVELEYERNGERYRALKWAQQAFDDFRVVPPGTGIVHQVNLEYLGQVVHAREQDGEEWLLPDTLVGTDSHTPMIGGIGVVGWGVGGIEAEAAMLGQPITMKLPEVVGVRLTGELPEGATATDLVLHVTEKLRGVGVVDRFVEFFGPGVSNLTVPDRATIANMAPEQGSTISMFPVDEATLDYLELTGRDEEHIELVREYLDAQGLFGEQDPEYSETVELDLSSITPSLAGPKRPQDRVEMPEMKSHFRKLVHGEFAGELEDIDEDALSRWLEEASVADDRPDADIPTPDVGQLTKQVEVDVGGETTEIGHGSVVVSAITSCTNTSNPSVMLAAGLLARNAVERGLDVPAYVKTSLAPGSRVVTEYLEASGLLPYLEELGYNVVGYGCTTCIGNAGPLPEPIERAIDAEDLWTTSVLSGNRNFEARIHPKVRANYLASPPLVVAYGLAGRMDIDLEHDPLGTDADGEPVYLADLWPDADEIHAAVHDSVDSSMFEEKYAEVFEGDERWEGLDAPTGAVYGWDDSSTYIREPPFFKEFPLEEPGVSDVEDARTLMLLGDTVTTDHISPAGPFSREQPAGEWLVDQGVEPQDFNTYGARRGNHEVMMRGTFANVRIENEMLDDVEGGYTIHQPTGEQTTVFEASQRYRDAETPLVVFAGEELGTGSSRDWAAKGTDLLGVRATIAESYERIFRDNLVGMGVLPLQFAEGDSWESLGLDGSETVSIQGLDDGLAVGDELTVVAEWADGSTVEFPVTAQVSTPAAVRYVENGGILHLVLRRLLTES; encoded by the coding sequence ATGTCAGATGCCGACCCGCGAGATGCCATCCGGGAGTTCGAGTACGACGGCTCGTCGTTCAAGATGGCGGACCTCACGGTCCTCGAAGAACAGGGGCTCTGCGAGCTCGACAGCCTCCCGGTCAGTATCCGTGTGCTCCTCGAATCCGTCCTCCGGAACGTGGACGGCGACACCATCACCGCGGCGGACGTACGGAACGTCGCGTCGTGGCAGCCGGACGTCCCGGACGTCGAGCTGCCGTTCACGCCGTCCCGGGTGGTGCTGCAGGACCTCACCGGCGTCCCGGCGGTGGTCGACCTCGCGGCGCTTCGCTCGGCCGTCGACCGGCAGGGGCGTGACCCGGGCATCGTCGAGCCGGAGGTCCCCATCGACCTGGTCATCGACCACAGCGTGCAGGTCGACTTCTTCGGCTCCGAGGACGCCTACGAACGGAACGTCGAACTGGAGTACGAGCGGAACGGTGAGCGCTACCGGGCGCTGAAGTGGGCACAGCAGGCGTTCGACGACTTCCGGGTCGTCCCGCCGGGGACCGGCATCGTCCACCAGGTGAACCTCGAGTACCTGGGGCAGGTCGTCCACGCCCGGGAGCAGGACGGCGAGGAGTGGCTCCTGCCGGACACGCTGGTCGGGACGGACAGCCACACGCCGATGATCGGGGGCATCGGGGTCGTCGGCTGGGGCGTGGGCGGCATCGAGGCCGAGGCGGCGATGCTCGGCCAGCCGATCACGATGAAGCTCCCGGAGGTGGTCGGGGTCCGGCTCACGGGCGAGCTGCCGGAGGGGGCGACCGCCACCGACCTCGTGTTGCACGTCACCGAGAAGCTCCGCGGCGTCGGTGTCGTCGACCGGTTCGTCGAGTTCTTCGGGCCGGGCGTCTCGAACCTCACCGTGCCGGACCGGGCGACCATCGCGAACATGGCACCCGAGCAGGGCTCGACCATCAGCATGTTCCCGGTCGACGAGGCGACGCTGGACTACCTCGAACTGACGGGACGGGACGAGGAGCACATCGAGCTCGTCCGCGAGTACCTCGACGCACAGGGGCTGTTCGGCGAGCAGGACCCCGAGTACTCCGAGACGGTCGAGCTCGACCTGTCCTCCATCACGCCCAGCCTCGCCGGCCCGAAGCGCCCGCAGGACCGCGTCGAGATGCCCGAGATGAAGTCGCACTTCCGGAAGCTCGTCCACGGCGAGTTCGCGGGCGAGCTCGAGGACATCGACGAGGACGCACTCTCGCGCTGGCTGGAGGAGGCGAGCGTCGCGGACGACCGCCCCGACGCCGACATCCCGACGCCGGACGTCGGCCAGCTGACCAAGCAGGTCGAGGTGGACGTCGGCGGGGAGACGACCGAGATCGGCCACGGGAGCGTCGTCGTCAGCGCAATCACGAGCTGTACGAACACGTCGAACCCGTCCGTGATGCTGGCCGCGGGGCTGCTCGCGAGGAACGCCGTCGAACGGGGCCTCGACGTGCCAGCGTACGTGAAGACCAGCCTCGCGCCGGGCAGCCGCGTGGTCACCGAGTACCTCGAGGCGTCGGGGCTGCTCCCGTACCTCGAGGAGCTCGGCTACAACGTCGTCGGCTACGGCTGCACGACCTGCATCGGGAACGCCGGGCCGCTCCCGGAGCCGATCGAGCGCGCCATCGACGCCGAGGACCTCTGGACGACGAGCGTCCTCTCCGGCAACCGGAACTTCGAGGCGCGAATCCATCCCAAGGTGCGTGCGAACTACCTCGCCAGCCCGCCGCTGGTCGTCGCCTACGGGCTCGCGGGCCGGATGGACATCGACCTCGAGCACGACCCGCTCGGGACCGACGCCGACGGCGAGCCGGTGTACCTGGCCGACCTCTGGCCGGACGCCGACGAGATTCACGCGGCAGTCCACGACAGCGTCGACTCCTCGATGTTCGAGGAGAAGTACGCCGAGGTGTTCGAGGGCGACGAGCGCTGGGAGGGCCTCGACGCGCCGACCGGTGCGGTGTACGGATGGGACGACTCGTCGACGTACATCCGCGAGCCGCCGTTCTTCAAGGAGTTCCCGCTGGAGGAGCCCGGTGTCTCGGACGTCGAGGACGCCCGGACGCTCATGCTGCTGGGCGACACCGTCACGACCGACCACATCAGCCCGGCCGGCCCGTTCAGTCGCGAGCAGCCCGCCGGCGAGTGGCTCGTGGACCAGGGCGTCGAGCCACAGGACTTCAACACGTACGGGGCCCGTCGCGGGAACCACGAGGTGATGATGCGCGGCACGTTCGCGAACGTCCGCATCGAGAACGAGATGCTCGACGACGTCGAGGGGGGCTACACCATCCACCAGCCGACGGGCGAGCAGACGACCGTCTTCGAGGCGAGCCAACGGTACCGCGACGCCGAGACGCCGCTGGTCGTCTTCGCCGGCGAGGAGCTCGGCACCGGTTCCAGCCGAGACTGGGCCGCGAAGGGGACGGACCTGCTCGGTGTGCGGGCGACCATCGCGGAGAGCTACGAACGCATCTTCCGCGACAACCTGGTCGGGATGGGCGTCCTGCCGCTGCAGTTCGCCGAGGGTGACTCCTGGGAGTCGCTCGGACTGGACGGCTCTGAGACGGTCTCGATCCAGGGGCTGGACGACGGACTGGCAGTCGGCGACGAGCTCACCGTCGTCGCCGAGTGGGCCGACGGGTCGACCGTCGAGTTCCCGGTCACCGCCCAGGTCAGTACGCCCGCCGCGGTCCGATACGTGGAGAACGGTGGTATCCTCCACCTCGTCCTCCGTCGGCTGCTCACGGAGTCGTAG
- a CDS encoding DUF7847 domain-containing protein codes for MGAISSAKHAGSTLARNPILFVAATAFAVVQLPQILLQWTGLPFVASLFNLVTVVVVPFLIGGIYGMAEEGLDGTTSFGTFWRAGRENYVSLLVAAIFFALVVFVVAFVGILVLLFVTALTVGLTGLQGGVSPVALILPGLVGLALFVLYLATVVFLQFYEAAIVVDDADVLDSLKESYRFVRGNLLSTIGFTVVRWTPSVLTSLLTAYFVVSSIGVDLQNTEALEPETFQNIYAKLSATELGIVVAMTILTAGIVGAFTRTYLIAFYVDHREAAATAEQSDDEYDDDLFDDEYDTIG; via the coding sequence ATGGGCGCAATCTCATCGGCGAAACACGCCGGTTCGACGCTGGCGCGGAACCCCATCCTGTTCGTCGCCGCCACCGCCTTCGCCGTCGTGCAGCTGCCACAGATACTCCTCCAGTGGACCGGGCTCCCCTTCGTCGCTTCCCTGTTCAACCTCGTCACCGTCGTCGTCGTCCCGTTCCTCATCGGCGGCATCTACGGGATGGCCGAGGAGGGCCTCGACGGGACCACCTCGTTCGGCACCTTCTGGCGCGCCGGACGGGAGAACTACGTCTCGCTGCTCGTCGCGGCCATCTTCTTCGCGCTGGTCGTGTTCGTGGTGGCATTCGTCGGCATCCTCGTCCTGCTGTTCGTCACCGCGCTCACGGTCGGCCTGACCGGTCTCCAGGGCGGTGTCAGCCCCGTCGCGCTCATCCTCCCTGGGCTCGTCGGCCTCGCGCTGTTCGTCCTCTACCTCGCGACCGTCGTCTTCCTCCAGTTCTACGAGGCCGCCATCGTCGTCGACGACGCCGACGTCCTCGACAGTCTCAAGGAGAGCTACCGCTTCGTCCGCGGGAACCTCCTCAGCACCATCGGGTTCACCGTCGTCCGCTGGACCCCGAGCGTGCTGACCTCCCTCCTCACGGCGTACTTCGTGGTGAGCAGCATCGGCGTCGATCTCCAGAACACGGAGGCGCTGGAGCCCGAGACCTTCCAGAACATCTACGCGAAGCTCTCGGCCACCGAACTCGGCATCGTCGTCGCGATGACCATCCTCACCGCAGGAATCGTCGGCGCGTTCACCCGGACCTACCTCATCGCCTTCTACGTCGACCACCGCGAGGCGGCCGCGACGGCCGAGCAGTCCGACGACGAGTACGACGACGACCTCTTCGACGACGAGTACGACACCATCGGGTAG
- a CDS encoding TIGR00725 family protein has product MRVSVIGGSSVSDATYEQAVSVGRLFAERGHTVVCGGLGGVMRGVCEGASEAGGRTVGILPGEDTTAANEFVEVPLATGLGHARNALVVMNGDAVVAIDGGPGTLTELGFASVYDRPVAGLGTHDVPGVRQVDSPAAAVAYVEDRV; this is encoded by the coding sequence ATGCGAGTGAGCGTCATCGGCGGGAGCAGCGTCTCGGACGCAACGTACGAGCAGGCCGTCTCGGTGGGTCGACTGTTCGCGGAGCGCGGCCACACGGTCGTCTGTGGCGGACTGGGTGGTGTGATGCGCGGTGTCTGTGAAGGCGCGAGCGAGGCCGGCGGGCGGACCGTCGGCATCCTCCCCGGCGAGGACACCACCGCGGCGAACGAGTTCGTCGAGGTTCCCCTCGCGACGGGGCTGGGCCACGCCCGGAACGCACTCGTGGTGATGAACGGCGACGCGGTCGTCGCCATCGACGGCGGCCCGGGGACGCTCACGGAACTCGGCTTCGCCAGCGTCTACGACCGACCGGTCGCGGGACTCGGCACGCACGACGTGCCGGGCGTGAGACAGGTTGACAGTCCGGCGGCCGCGGTCGCCTACGTCGAAGACCGTGTGTGA
- a CDS encoding ribonuclease H-like domain-containing protein, which translates to MRIENSFIPVRGVGEQTERDLWRAGITHWDEFDGSVVGPTTADRIESFIETATGRLDAGDTRFFDEQFPGSERWRFYENFREDTCFFDIETTGLSQERDDVTTVSFHRGGETTTLVQGDDLTAGALREQFDDAALVATFNGARFDVPFLETSFDVDIDVPHVDLMYPCKRLGLSGGLKSIEKEVGIARDEPDITGRDAVRLWHEYERGSDEALDTLVRYNRDDARNLQTLMDVVTDGLHARVFEE; encoded by the coding sequence GTGCGAATCGAGAACAGCTTCATTCCGGTCCGGGGCGTCGGCGAGCAGACGGAACGCGACCTCTGGCGCGCCGGTATCACGCACTGGGACGAGTTCGACGGTTCGGTGGTCGGGCCGACGACGGCCGACCGCATCGAGTCGTTCATCGAGACGGCGACCGGTCGGCTCGATGCGGGCGACACGCGCTTCTTCGACGAGCAGTTCCCGGGCAGCGAGCGCTGGCGGTTCTACGAGAACTTCCGCGAGGACACCTGCTTCTTCGACATCGAGACGACCGGTCTCTCGCAGGAGCGCGACGACGTGACGACGGTCTCCTTCCACCGGGGCGGCGAGACGACCACGCTCGTCCAGGGTGACGACCTGACCGCGGGCGCGCTCCGCGAGCAGTTCGACGACGCGGCGCTCGTCGCGACGTTCAACGGGGCACGCTTCGACGTGCCGTTCCTCGAGACCTCGTTCGACGTCGACATCGACGTGCCGCACGTCGACCTCATGTACCCCTGCAAGCGCCTCGGTCTCTCCGGCGGCCTCAAGAGCATCGAGAAGGAGGTCGGCATCGCCCGCGACGAGCCGGACATCACCGGCCGGGACGCGGTCAGGCTCTGGCACGAGTACGAGCGCGGCAGCGACGAGGCGCTCGACACGCTGGTCCGGTACAACCGCGACGACGCCCGGAACCTCCAGACGCTCATGGACGTGGTCACCGACGGGCTACACGCACGGGTCTTCGAGGAGTAG
- a CDS encoding acyl-CoA thioesterase — translation MREHPFTVDIDVRYNDVDLLGHVNNAIYSSYLEAARVEYLPEVLGTPESLESVLAHLEIDFERPITLEDDVEVAIWVTDIGTSTIHFAYEVRASGAVAATAETVQVAYDPETKESRPVPDEWRERIEAFENR, via the coding sequence ATGCGCGAACATCCCTTCACCGTCGATATCGACGTCCGGTACAACGACGTCGACCTGCTGGGCCACGTGAACAACGCCATCTACTCCTCCTACCTCGAGGCGGCCCGCGTCGAGTACCTCCCCGAGGTGCTCGGGACACCGGAGTCCCTGGAGAGCGTCCTCGCGCACCTCGAGATCGACTTCGAGCGGCCCATCACACTCGAAGACGACGTCGAGGTCGCCATCTGGGTGACCGACATCGGCACCTCCACCATCCACTTCGCCTACGAGGTGCGTGCCTCGGGGGCGGTCGCGGCGACCGCCGAGACAGTGCAGGTCGCCTACGACCCCGAGACGAAGGAGTCCAGACCGGTCCCCGACGAGTGGCGCGAGCGCATCGAGGCGTTCGAGAACCGTTGA